The following are encoded in a window of Kogia breviceps isolate mKogBre1 chromosome 10, mKogBre1 haplotype 1, whole genome shotgun sequence genomic DNA:
- the ELP6 gene encoding elongator complex protein 6 isoform X5: protein MFPELNNLLNTTPDQAEQGKLTLLCDAKTDGSFLVHHFLSFYLKANCKVCFVALIQSFSHYNIVGQKLGVSLTTARECGQLVFLEGLKSAVDVFFRPQEEPHPLQFLREANSGNLQPLYEFVQEALKPMDSGEVAWRCPVLLVDDLSVLLSLGVGAVAVLDFVHYCRATVCREWKGNVVALVHDSGDAEDEENDILLNGLAHQSHLILRAEGLATGFCKDVHGQAPDAQAQRP, encoded by the exons ATGTTCCCGGAACTCAATAACCTTCTCAACACCACCCCTGACCAGGCGGAGCAG GGGAAACTGACTCTACTCTGTGATGCCAAGACAGATGGCAGCTTCCTTGTGcaccattttctctccttctatCTCAAAG ctaATTGTAAAGTCTGCTTTGTGGCACTCATCCAGTCCTTCAGTCACTACAATATCGTGGGACAGAAGCtg GGTGTCAGCCTGACCACAGCGCGGGAATGCGGGCAGCTCGTGTTCCTCGAGGGTCTCAAGTCCGCGGTGGACGTCTTCTTTCGGCCTCAGGAGgagccacaccccctgcagttCCTCAG GGAGGCCAACTCTGGGAACCTGCAGCCACTGTATGAGTTTGTGCAGGAGGCCCTGAAGCCCATGGACAGTGGAGAGGTGGCCTGGAGGTGCCCGGTGCTGCTGGTGGACGACCTCAGTGTGCTGCTAAGCCTGGGCGTGGGGGCAGTGGCGGTGCTGGACTTCGTCCACTACTGCAGAGCCACTGTGTGCCGGGAATGGAAG GGAAATGTAGTGGCCCTTGTGCACGACAGTGGAGATGCCGAGGACGAGGAGAATGACATCCTGCTGAATGGCCTTGCTCACCAGAGCCACCTGATACTTCGGGCTGAAGGCCTGGCCACTGGCTTCTGCAAGGACGTGCATGGGCAG gctccggacgcacaggctcagcggccatag
- the ELP6 gene encoding elongator complex protein 6 isoform X3 — protein sequence MFPELNNLLNTTPDQAEQGKLTLLCDAKTDGSFLVHHFLSFYLKANCKVCFVALIQSFSHYNIVGQKLGVSLTTARECGQLVFLEGLKSAVDVFFRPQEEPHPLQFLREANSGNLQPLYEFVQEALKPMDSGEVAWRCPVLLVDDLSVLLSLGVGAVAVLDFVHYCRATVCREWKGNVVALVHDSGDAEDEENDILLNGLAHQSHLILRAEGLATGFCKDVHGQLRILWRRPSQPTAQRDRSLTYQYKIQDKNVSFFAKGMSPAVL from the exons ATGTTCCCGGAACTCAATAACCTTCTCAACACCACCCCTGACCAGGCGGAGCAG GGGAAACTGACTCTACTCTGTGATGCCAAGACAGATGGCAGCTTCCTTGTGcaccattttctctccttctatCTCAAAG ctaATTGTAAAGTCTGCTTTGTGGCACTCATCCAGTCCTTCAGTCACTACAATATCGTGGGACAGAAGCtg GGTGTCAGCCTGACCACAGCGCGGGAATGCGGGCAGCTCGTGTTCCTCGAGGGTCTCAAGTCCGCGGTGGACGTCTTCTTTCGGCCTCAGGAGgagccacaccccctgcagttCCTCAG GGAGGCCAACTCTGGGAACCTGCAGCCACTGTATGAGTTTGTGCAGGAGGCCCTGAAGCCCATGGACAGTGGAGAGGTGGCCTGGAGGTGCCCGGTGCTGCTGGTGGACGACCTCAGTGTGCTGCTAAGCCTGGGCGTGGGGGCAGTGGCGGTGCTGGACTTCGTCCACTACTGCAGAGCCACTGTGTGCCGGGAATGGAAG GGAAATGTAGTGGCCCTTGTGCACGACAGTGGAGATGCCGAGGACGAGGAGAATGACATCCTGCTGAATGGCCTTGCTCACCAGAGCCACCTGATACTTCGGGCTGAAGGCCTGGCCACTGGCTTCTGCAAGGACGTGCATGGGCAG CTGAGGATCCTGTGGAGGAGACCATCACAGCCCACAGCCCAGCGTGATCGGAGCCTCACTTACCAGTACAAGATACAGGACAAGAATGTGTCCTTTTTTGCCAAAGGAATGTCTCCTGCTGTTCTGTGA
- the ELP6 gene encoding elongator complex protein 6 isoform X7, with protein MFPELNNLLNTTPDQAEQGKLTLLCDAKTDGSFLVHHFLSFYLKANCKVCFVALIQSFSHYNIVGQKLGVSLTTARECGQLVFLEGLKSAVDVFFRPQEEPHPLQFLREANSGNLQPLYEFVQEALKPMDSGEVAWRCPVLLVDDLSVLLSLGVGAVAVLDFVHYCRATVCREWKGNVVALVHDSGDAEDEENDILLNGLAHQSHLILRAEGLATGFCKDVHGQPKGSS; from the exons ATGTTCCCGGAACTCAATAACCTTCTCAACACCACCCCTGACCAGGCGGAGCAG GGGAAACTGACTCTACTCTGTGATGCCAAGACAGATGGCAGCTTCCTTGTGcaccattttctctccttctatCTCAAAG ctaATTGTAAAGTCTGCTTTGTGGCACTCATCCAGTCCTTCAGTCACTACAATATCGTGGGACAGAAGCtg GGTGTCAGCCTGACCACAGCGCGGGAATGCGGGCAGCTCGTGTTCCTCGAGGGTCTCAAGTCCGCGGTGGACGTCTTCTTTCGGCCTCAGGAGgagccacaccccctgcagttCCTCAG GGAGGCCAACTCTGGGAACCTGCAGCCACTGTATGAGTTTGTGCAGGAGGCCCTGAAGCCCATGGACAGTGGAGAGGTGGCCTGGAGGTGCCCGGTGCTGCTGGTGGACGACCTCAGTGTGCTGCTAAGCCTGGGCGTGGGGGCAGTGGCGGTGCTGGACTTCGTCCACTACTGCAGAGCCACTGTGTGCCGGGAATGGAAG GGAAATGTAGTGGCCCTTGTGCACGACAGTGGAGATGCCGAGGACGAGGAGAATGACATCCTGCTGAATGGCCTTGCTCACCAGAGCCACCTGATACTTCGGGCTGAAGGCCTGGCCACTGGCTTCTGCAAGGACGTGCATGGGCAG CCAAAGGGGAGCTCCTga
- the ELP6 gene encoding elongator complex protein 6 isoform X6 has protein sequence MFPELNNLLNTTPDQAEQGKLTLLCDAKTDGSFLVHHFLSFYLKANCKVCFVALIQSFSHYNIVGQKLGVSLTTARECGQLVFLEGLKSAVDVFFRPQEEPHPLQFLREANSGNLQPLYEFVQEALKPMDSGEVAWRCPVLLVDDLSVLLSLGVGAVAVLDFVHYCRATVCREWKGNVVALVHDSGDAEDEENDILLNGLAHQSHLILRAEGLATGFCKDVHGQLPMSCSSE, from the exons ATGTTCCCGGAACTCAATAACCTTCTCAACACCACCCCTGACCAGGCGGAGCAG GGGAAACTGACTCTACTCTGTGATGCCAAGACAGATGGCAGCTTCCTTGTGcaccattttctctccttctatCTCAAAG ctaATTGTAAAGTCTGCTTTGTGGCACTCATCCAGTCCTTCAGTCACTACAATATCGTGGGACAGAAGCtg GGTGTCAGCCTGACCACAGCGCGGGAATGCGGGCAGCTCGTGTTCCTCGAGGGTCTCAAGTCCGCGGTGGACGTCTTCTTTCGGCCTCAGGAGgagccacaccccctgcagttCCTCAG GGAGGCCAACTCTGGGAACCTGCAGCCACTGTATGAGTTTGTGCAGGAGGCCCTGAAGCCCATGGACAGTGGAGAGGTGGCCTGGAGGTGCCCGGTGCTGCTGGTGGACGACCTCAGTGTGCTGCTAAGCCTGGGCGTGGGGGCAGTGGCGGTGCTGGACTTCGTCCACTACTGCAGAGCCACTGTGTGCCGGGAATGGAAG GGAAATGTAGTGGCCCTTGTGCACGACAGTGGAGATGCCGAGGACGAGGAGAATGACATCCTGCTGAATGGCCTTGCTCACCAGAGCCACCTGATACTTCGGGCTGAAGGCCTGGCCACTGGCTTCTGCAAGGACGTGCATGGGCAG CTTCCTATGAGCTGCAGTTCTGAATAG
- the ELP6 gene encoding elongator complex protein 6 isoform X4, whose translation MGKLTLLCDAKTDGSFLVHHFLSFYLKANCKVCFVALIQSFSHYNIVGQKLGVSLTTARECGQLVFLEGLKSAVDVFFRPQEEPHPLQFLREANSGNLQPLYEFVQEALKPMDSGEVAWRCPVLLVDDLSVLLSLGVGAVAVLDFVHYCRATVCREWKGNVVALVHDSGDAEDEENDILLNGLAHQSHLILRAEGLATGFCKDVHGQLRILWRRPSQPTAQRDRSLTYQYKIQDKNVSFFAKGMSPAVL comes from the exons ATG GGGAAACTGACTCTACTCTGTGATGCCAAGACAGATGGCAGCTTCCTTGTGcaccattttctctccttctatCTCAAAG ctaATTGTAAAGTCTGCTTTGTGGCACTCATCCAGTCCTTCAGTCACTACAATATCGTGGGACAGAAGCtg GGTGTCAGCCTGACCACAGCGCGGGAATGCGGGCAGCTCGTGTTCCTCGAGGGTCTCAAGTCCGCGGTGGACGTCTTCTTTCGGCCTCAGGAGgagccacaccccctgcagttCCTCAG GGAGGCCAACTCTGGGAACCTGCAGCCACTGTATGAGTTTGTGCAGGAGGCCCTGAAGCCCATGGACAGTGGAGAGGTGGCCTGGAGGTGCCCGGTGCTGCTGGTGGACGACCTCAGTGTGCTGCTAAGCCTGGGCGTGGGGGCAGTGGCGGTGCTGGACTTCGTCCACTACTGCAGAGCCACTGTGTGCCGGGAATGGAAG GGAAATGTAGTGGCCCTTGTGCACGACAGTGGAGATGCCGAGGACGAGGAGAATGACATCCTGCTGAATGGCCTTGCTCACCAGAGCCACCTGATACTTCGGGCTGAAGGCCTGGCCACTGGCTTCTGCAAGGACGTGCATGGGCAG CTGAGGATCCTGTGGAGGAGACCATCACAGCCCACAGCCCAGCGTGATCGGAGCCTCACTTACCAGTACAAGATACAGGACAAGAATGTGTCCTTTTTTGCCAAAGGAATGTCTCCTGCTGTTCTGTGA
- the ELP6 gene encoding elongator complex protein 6 isoform X2, with product MGKLTLLCDAKTDGSFLVHHFLSFYLKANCKVCFVALIQSFSHYNIVGQKLGVSLTTARECGQLVFLEGLKSAVDVFFRPQEEPHPLQFLREANSGNLQPLYEFVQEALKPMDSGEVAWRCPVLLVDDLSVLLSLGVGAVAVLDFVHYCRATVCREWKGNVVALVHDSGDAEDEENDILLNGLAHQSHLILRAEGLATGFCKDVHGQYAGLSLPWPLPLRSTGSGRAGSAAMAHGPSRSAACGILLDWARTRVPCIGRRTLNHCATQEARF from the exons ATG GGGAAACTGACTCTACTCTGTGATGCCAAGACAGATGGCAGCTTCCTTGTGcaccattttctctccttctatCTCAAAG ctaATTGTAAAGTCTGCTTTGTGGCACTCATCCAGTCCTTCAGTCACTACAATATCGTGGGACAGAAGCtg GGTGTCAGCCTGACCACAGCGCGGGAATGCGGGCAGCTCGTGTTCCTCGAGGGTCTCAAGTCCGCGGTGGACGTCTTCTTTCGGCCTCAGGAGgagccacaccccctgcagttCCTCAG GGAGGCCAACTCTGGGAACCTGCAGCCACTGTATGAGTTTGTGCAGGAGGCCCTGAAGCCCATGGACAGTGGAGAGGTGGCCTGGAGGTGCCCGGTGCTGCTGGTGGACGACCTCAGTGTGCTGCTAAGCCTGGGCGTGGGGGCAGTGGCGGTGCTGGACTTCGTCCACTACTGCAGAGCCACTGTGTGCCGGGAATGGAAG GGAAATGTAGTGGCCCTTGTGCACGACAGTGGAGATGCCGAGGACGAGGAGAATGACATCCTGCTGAATGGCCTTGCTCACCAGAGCCACCTGATACTTCGGGCTGAAGGCCTGGCCACTGGCTTCTGCAAGGACGTGCATGGGCAG tacgcgggcctctcactgccgtggcctctcccgttgcggagcacaggctccggacgcgcaggctcggcggccatggctcacgggcccagccgctctgcggcatgtgggatcctcctggactgggcacgaacccgtgtcccctgcattggcaggcggactctcaaccactgcgccacccaggaagcccgattttga
- the ELP6 gene encoding elongator complex protein 6 isoform X1 — MFPELNNLLNTTPDQAEQGKLTLLCDAKTDGSFLVHHFLSFYLKANCKVCFVALIQSFSHYNIVGQKLGVSLTTARECGQLVFLEGLKSAVDVFFRPQEEPHPLQFLREANSGNLQPLYEFVQEALKPMDSGEVAWRCPVLLVDDLSVLLSLGVGAVAVLDFVHYCRATVCREWKGNVVALVHDSGDAEDEENDILLNGLAHQSHLILRAEGLATGFCKDVHGQYAGLSLPWPLPLRSTGSGRAGSAAMAHGPSRSAACGILLDWARTRVPCIGRRTLNHCATQEARF; from the exons ATGTTCCCGGAACTCAATAACCTTCTCAACACCACCCCTGACCAGGCGGAGCAG GGGAAACTGACTCTACTCTGTGATGCCAAGACAGATGGCAGCTTCCTTGTGcaccattttctctccttctatCTCAAAG ctaATTGTAAAGTCTGCTTTGTGGCACTCATCCAGTCCTTCAGTCACTACAATATCGTGGGACAGAAGCtg GGTGTCAGCCTGACCACAGCGCGGGAATGCGGGCAGCTCGTGTTCCTCGAGGGTCTCAAGTCCGCGGTGGACGTCTTCTTTCGGCCTCAGGAGgagccacaccccctgcagttCCTCAG GGAGGCCAACTCTGGGAACCTGCAGCCACTGTATGAGTTTGTGCAGGAGGCCCTGAAGCCCATGGACAGTGGAGAGGTGGCCTGGAGGTGCCCGGTGCTGCTGGTGGACGACCTCAGTGTGCTGCTAAGCCTGGGCGTGGGGGCAGTGGCGGTGCTGGACTTCGTCCACTACTGCAGAGCCACTGTGTGCCGGGAATGGAAG GGAAATGTAGTGGCCCTTGTGCACGACAGTGGAGATGCCGAGGACGAGGAGAATGACATCCTGCTGAATGGCCTTGCTCACCAGAGCCACCTGATACTTCGGGCTGAAGGCCTGGCCACTGGCTTCTGCAAGGACGTGCATGGGCAG tacgcgggcctctcactgccgtggcctctcccgttgcggagcacaggctccggacgcgcaggctcggcggccatggctcacgggcccagccgctctgcggcatgtgggatcctcctggactgggcacgaacccgtgtcccctgcattggcaggcggactctcaaccactgcgccacccaggaagcccgattttga